The following DNA comes from Cololabis saira isolate AMF1-May2022 chromosome 7, fColSai1.1, whole genome shotgun sequence.
CTATATCTACAAGTTATGGCTGAGGTGGAATGGGTAATAAATCAACCAAGAGTGTGGTATGTGGGGGGGTCAGAGAGGTAGATTGTGTGGGGAGGAGTCGAGGAGAAGGATGGCTTTGGGGACGAAGGTCCTTTTTAACTCTCTTAATGTCATGTCTGTCAGGGGTATTAGGGACATTACCAAAAGGAAAGCAATCTTTTTGTTTTGCAGGAGAACTGAAGCAGATTTGATTTTACAAGAAACGCATTCTTGTGAATCAGACACAAAGTTTTGGAGAACACAATGGGGTAATACTGCTTACTTTAGCCATGGGTCCAATCACTCAGCTGGGGTATTAATTTTTCAACACAAATTAAAGGGGATATACTTGAAACAGTGCTCTCTGATGATGGCAGATGGATTATACTAGTGATCAAACAAGACAATGCTATCTTTATTGTTTGCAGTTTGTAGGGCTACAACTCCCATGCCTCTAACAAAATACTTTTTAATGACATAATAGTTAAATTAAAAGAACTGAACAAGAAATACCATGATTCGCATATAATTCTAGGCGGTGACTTCAATGAGTGCCCAGATGACACAATAGATAGATACCCTCCCAAACCAACTCATATCTCACAAAATAATAACCTtatttctcttctttgttcTAGCCTTTCCTTGAATGAAGCATGGCGTTTTTTCAACCCCACAAAAGAATACACGACAATCCTTAAAATCTAGAatagatttatttttaatttcatccTCTTCACTTGAATATGTAAAAGAGATTAGCCATTTTCCTGCCCCTCTATAAGACCACAAACAAATCATCCTGAAATTAACTGCTAACCAAAAGACCTCTGATATAAGAGGTTACTTGAAATTCAATAATTCTCTCCTAAAAGATGTATCTTTTAATACTGCAGTTAAAAATCTTGTTAAAGAGATTCTCGATAATGGTTTGaatgataaataataataaatataaatataaaaacaaatgggAATTATTCAAGTATAAAGTCAGAAATGTTGCTATAAAAATAAGTAAAGAgctaaagaaggaaaaacataGAAGCTGACTTGATGTATAAACCTGATCTCCTCTCAAAAGAACTAGAGCTaaatggctagaggaaagaaaaaggaacgCAAGTTACTTTTTTGCTTTagataaaaagaaatgtaaaaagaaaatctttaaCTGCCCTTGATATAAATGGATCACTGTCCAAAGATCCAAATCagataaatacatttgtttctgAATTTTATGGAAAACTTTATAACTCTAACTTCAATGCAAAAGATTGTGCAGACTTTCTTGAGAAAATCCAACCTAATATACCCTCAATTGATGAAAATTTTAAATCCACTTGTGACTCTGACCTCTCTATTATTGAAATCAAAAATGCTTTGTTTTCAATGAAGAAAGGAAAATGACCAGGTATCGATGGATTATCTGTTGAATTTTATACTCACTTTTGTGAACTTATTCAAAATCCTTTTAATGTCTATGTATAAAGAATGCATCAGTCAAGGGGAGATGACCACCACAATGAAACAGGGGATTATTTCTATTATTCCCAAACCTGACAAAGACCCCATACAATAGAAAATTGGCGCCCTATAACTCTTTTAACAATTGATTACAAAATATTGGCATTAGTACAGTATATGCTAACAGATTCAAAGATTGGCTAGATACCATAATTGTGGAAGCTCAAACAGGCTTTATGAAAAATCAACATATTAGCTGTAACATTAGACTCATTTTAGATTTACTGGATTATGCAACCGAAGTACACTCTGAAGCTCTTATCCTGTTCTTAGACTTTTATAAAGCCTTTGACACGATTGAGCATAACCTTCTTTTACAATCTCTATTTGGAGAATTAAAAATTTCCCAACTAGCAGATGACACAACACTCTTCTTAAAAGATAAACTCCAATTATCTAATTCTATTAACTTGATTAATCAATTCTCTAATGCTTCAGGATTAAGACTAAATATGGCTAAATGTGAAATTTTATCCTTGCACAACTGCAATGACtcgtttattgaaaatatacctGTAAAGGACTCTGTAAGATATTTGGGAGTTTTTATAACCAAAAATCTTATATCCAGGCAACATTTAAACTTCTCAAACAgaataaattaaactaaatCCATCTTTAATACTTGGCTTCAAAGACATCTGTCTGTTCTCGGTAGAGTCCTTCTCTCTAAAGTGGAAGGCCTGTCCCGTTTTGTGTATCCATCATTATCCCTTTTCGTGAATGATTCAACAGCCACACAAattaacaaagtttttttgaatttcatttggAAGAACAAACCACACAAACTTAAAAAGGGTGTACTTTCTAAATGCAAAGCAGTGCTCTGGAAGTCTTAGACTTCATTGACACTATTAACACCTTCAAAGTTAACTGGCTAAAAAAATGTCTCATAAACCCCGACTCAATGTGGTTCTTCATCCCAAACGAACCACTTCTTTAATAGATTAGGAGGCTTGGCTTTTCTCTTGAAATGTGACTTCTTACCCAGCAGATTACCAATCAAACTTTCAAAATTCAATCAGCAAGCCCTTCTAGCTTGGAAGTTGTCTTTTGTCCACAATTTCTCACCCCACAAAGCTCTTCTCTGGAATAACAGCAATGTCCTTATCAGAAACAAATCCTTGTTTCTACATAAATGGTTTGAAAAGAACATTAACCATATTCTCCAACTCTTTGATGAATCTGGCAATATACTATCTTATGAACACGTTATGTCTGTACATAGTTTCCCTGTTCCCTTTAAAGAATTGAATACTGTAACCCATGCTTTTTCGAAAGATTTAATTCAACTTGTGAAAAACCACCTGAGTTATAGTAATTTTAAGAAAGCACTACCTGCATTAATGTTAGGTGGAATAGAACTAACAGATAAAAAGTGTAATAACAAGCATATACGCCagtgttttcaaaaaaagaacCAGGTTATTCCTAGAGGTAAATTCTATTGGCGATCTCACATTGAAGAGCCTTTgtcccccaaaaaacaacatataaataaataaatacttcaaGTATCAATTATGGCTAAAATTTAGCCTGTCCAGTAGATAATAAAGATTATTTAAGACACAGCTCATAATTTTGTAAACATTTAGCCTATTCTGTTTCAGCAGTCCATTATGGGAATGCTATGTGATTTTTAAGCAGTATAAAGGATCTTTTGCAGTTTTTAACTTGGTGGGTACCTTTAGTCCCGCCAGAGGCGAGAAGGTTGCATTTCTTGGACAGTACATCTTGGACGCTGTTCAAGTTTTAGTGTTGTCTGACTCTTGTTCAGTCAACATCTCAATTTCATTTCTGTCATCATGAATTTCTTAGttgcttccttttctttttttcttcttactacttgctctctgtttttcttaaagggatgtgtgtgtgtatatatatatatatatatatatatatatatatatatatatatatatatatatatatatatatatatatatatatatatatatatatatatatattatatatatattacaatttTGTAATGACACTCAgaatctaataataataataataataataataatagattttatttataggggcacttttcattcaaagaatctcaaagtgcttacaAGATTAAAACAAGTTAGAATCTAGTCAGAGATCCATCAGTTAGACCTCTCCAATAATGTTTTTATGACCAAAGCTTGTAACTAAATTCTCTCTTCACATAGCTATTGTGCTATATCGTTGGAAAGAAGACGCACTGATTTGGCTGTTGTTGCTCATATCTTGTTCAGGCTGACCAGATAGTACCATATCAGTGAGTGCTTTGACATGCCACTCCATGGGAATAACAGGAGTGACAGCTTTATCGTGTTGTCCATCAGGGCAACTTTcccttgcacacacacacacacacacacgcacacgcacacgcacacgcacacacccacacatctCCACTTTACAAAGAGAAAGGACGACAAAACAAGTACATGGTAATCCTGAGCTGTCAGCATGAAAAgaacgtgtgtgtgcgtgtgtgcgtgtgtgcgtgtgtgcgcgcttgcgggcgtgtgtgtgtgtttgtgtataaaACATAAAgagtatatactgtacataagaGGTTTAGCTGCTGCTCCAGTATATACACAGAATCTTCATTAATCATGACGCCATCTGCTCCTGTTCTTCCTTCAGCTGAGCAGCTAATGTTTCCACCCACATGGTTAGGATGATGTTCGGGGGTCCTTGAGCTCCCCACTTTTttcccaaaacaaaaaacaataatcaTTATGACAGAACAGCTAAATTCTAGTCACATCATACCACAGGAAACACCTCCAAAAACGGAGCTCTTTTTCCCTAGATGCAGCTGCAAACTGTGGTCTGGCCTTTCGTGGAGGTTTTGGAGTGGCTTTCTCTCCTTGCATGACCTTCCAGCTCATGCACGTATTTTCTTATGGGTTAATGGCACTCTCTTACCTGTTAAAATCAGCATCTTCACAAGGtcttttggtgttgttttggggttcattcacacatttttcACTAAAGCACCTTCATCTCTGGGACACAGAGGCTGCCATTTTCCTGAGCAATGTGACGGCTAGGTGCTCTCGTATTTTTCCCACTTGTTTATTAATGTTTAAACAGATGAACATGGGATCTTCTTGAATTTGGAAGTTGTATCCTGACGTGAACTAGACTTGTGAAGGTCCACatttcttttcctggtgtccTGGTTGATTTCCTCTGATTATCCCGTGATATCAAGCAATGAGGCCCTTGAGTTTTGAAGATGTGTTTTGAAATGCATCTCTAAATAACTCAAATGAGTCAAACAAGGATTTCCAATGCCAACACATCATCATGTTCATACTGTCAGACCAGACTGTTAGTAGAGGAAACAGTCATCCAATGATAACAATTTAgtctagttttttttgttttatatcttattTTGTAGTCAGTGTTAAAACAATGGTAAACTTTGTCATGAGTTTAAAGACCCGCATTTGCTCAGATTTACATGAAGTAACTTATTTTTCAGGTCTCACATTTAATTATCATCCCTTTTAGGCTGATATTGCAAATATCTTACTTCAAAATGTTGCTCTGAACCAGATTGGTTGTTCAGTTCCTGGTCTACTAAAAGAACAGAGAGGGTGTAGTGTTGGGTGGATGTGACTTATAACGTAAAAGCAGTTTGAGTGCTCAGCAAGGCTAGAAAAAACACTACACATGGAGCACAAATATGAACACAACACTCAACATTGGTTGTTGGTGTCAACTGAGAGAATAACACACATTAGAAACACCATCAACATGTCCTTGACCTCCTTTATAACTTAATTCAAGATAAACTCAAACTGAGGAGTGAGTTATTTGACACTATCTTGGAAAAAAGAAGACGTGATAAAACTGGCCCGGTCAAGTCAGATGTTTAAGATACAACACAAATTCTCCGAGGATAGTTCAGTTCACTTATGACAGCTGGAACTTGAATTGTGAAGCTTTCCTTTTGTTAGGGAGCTTGTGCAGTCAGAAGGCACGTCGTTGCCACTGATTAGACCGTGGTATCTCAGATAAAGGCCTTTACTTTTGTGTGGTTTCAATCTAAACCAAGGCCAGACAAACAGAAGGTTCAAAGTTCCTGTTTCACCATCTGTTTTAGAGATTTTAGTAATGTGCTTGACACAGTTACGTAACATTACTGCCTTCTTTATGCTGATCAGGTAATTATTTTTGTGAATGAATTGTCTTGTTAGTTTACACattttacatttcatttcaGTCTCATTAGTtttaagaaaaatagcaaaaatgtttttaaactcTTTATTTTGTGTAATCAACCTCCAGCTCTGTTTCAGGCCCAACAGGTCTGATGAAACTATAatctgtttatttttctgttttacagcAAGTAGCAGTTGTAGTTCAGCTTTCCAGTAACAGGAACCGGACCACACCTCGCTATTGTGGAAACTGGTGTTTGGACATTCTGCCTGAAATGTGGGATAAAggatgtatttttgtttgtatttttgtaaTATTCTTTTGGGATTGTCGTGTTCTCTTAAGAGGAGTATTGCGAAGTGCTAGATCCGAATTAAGTTGAATATGTTGATCAGCTTCTGTGAGAGCAGCTGTCCTGTGTCACTATGGAAGCAGCTTCTTTTCCAGATAACAAGAAAAGGACATTGTTCTTGCACTATTTTAGTTGTGGCTGCATTGTCTAAACATCGACTCATTTTATGTCACCAGGGATTGTTTTTCCTCTGGTTCAGTGGAGAATGAAAACAGTGTTTTTGTTCTGGACAAAAAGGAGAAGAATGCTGCTTTGATGTTCATCTCGTCTGGGAAGTGGTTAATTCTGTCATTCAGCCACGGCCACAggaatatgcattttaatcattTGTAGCGTTAAGGTTCACAGCAAACACTAAGGAGCctcactttttttaatttaaatttttaattttaataaaaaacataacatgAAGCACCAATcaacaaaacagttaaaaacaaaaacaaaacaacgaaGAACAAACACACTAAATTACATTGAAACTAATCAAAAcaatgaacacaaacacacaccagacatcattacaacataaaacatacagtatatcagTAAACTTAACATAAAAagtaagaagaaaaacaaaaacgaacTATCAAATTctgcttttcattttcttttttttaagttaaatgCCAACCTTCCACTTCAATAAACCTTTCCCACCTTTCTAAATACAATCCAACATCACCGTTCATATTAGCAATATAACCTTCCAAAACAAAGTGACATTTAATGAGCATCCTAAATTGATTGATATTCAAAGAATCTGCATTGACAGCTTTAAacataaatctttttattttatatatttgtattatctAAGGAGCCTCACTTGGTGTAAGTTGTTGAATCTTGAGTCATCTTTTGGTCACCATGTCCAgatattatattttttcatcaaaGCATTCCAGAAATTCAGCCCATGCTCTCCCACAAAGGGAGGCTTTCCTCATTTatgactggtgtaagttcacaaaagaaactgaaaaaatGAAAGCTTTTACCAATTTGCTTAGATGCTTGCCTGCTTTGCATAACTGGCTTTAAGTAAACCCGCTTTGCATGCAGTGAAGTGTGATCCCTTTTATTTCCTGCAGCAGGATCCAATATGTTCACAATAGTTTTCACTTAAGTGCCAGTAGCAGTTTACCACCTGGTTCCCTCCTGCTGTCAATAAAGAATCAAGGGGTGACATCTACAGATTTATTACACATCATATAATGCAATTTAGTTTAATAGcataaaaaaaagttacaaatgtgcaaattaagTGTTAGTACATGCTATTAAATGAAagagtgaaaatgaaaatgataaaTACTACTTATAAATAGTACATCTGACAGTGATACACTTTATAAAGCTTTACAAGACAGCTCAGTAAGTACATATTAGAACCTCAGTTTTAAGTGATGTTGTGATTAACATTAGTTAGTTTCATCCCTTACATTTTAACGCCTTCTCTTGTAGATCCTCCTACCACTCATTTGCAAACTTAGTTGTCTTTTGTTTCTTCCCTACATGAGGGTGGAACAGTTTACTAATGGCGTTGAAGCTTTTAGTGTGATCTTTGTCTTCGTCGTCCTCCGTCTTCTCCCCGCTCTGTAGCAGGCCTCCCAGGAGCGCTCTGACCTCAGCCGAGGCACCTTTCCCCAGGTAGTGCAGGGCCTTCTTCCCAGCATTATCTCGCTCATTTACATTAGCTCCATAACGCTGCACAAGCAAAACCATTGCCTCAGTGTGGCCATGTATGGCTGCGATGTGCAAGGGCGTGTATCCCCCATGCGCTTTGCTGTTGACATCCACAGAAGTGCCTCTTTTGCCGGAAATACCCAGGAGTTTGTGTATCATGTCGACGTTGCCGTCCTTGGCTGCCCAGTGCAAAGCTGTGAAACCGGACATGAAGTCCTTCTTCTGTGCTAAACGTGTGTCCCGCAGCAGCAGAGCGTGTATCTGTCCCCACAGTCCAGCAGCACACTTCACAAGCCACTCGTGAGCCTGTGGCTCCAAAGGCACAGACTGAGACTCACAGTACTTGGCATCATCTGCTTGTCTTGTGCTCTTGTTCAGGGGCCTCATTAGGGGAGAACCAGGGGTTTCTATGTCCCCTGCCTGTCTGGGGTTCCAATATTGGCTTTCTCTTAATGAATCCCGCTGGCAAGGTGACAAGTTACAAGTTAGACCTGGCAGCGGAGACACTTTTGGGATTGATTTGTCCAAACTCTCAGGTTTATGCTCCTGTGACTGTGAGTATAATCCATCCTGTGTTGCTGGTGCAGAGTCTCTCGGTGGGGATTTCACCGCTATGACAGCAAACACAGCTCCAGAATTGCCCGCTCTGATTGTCTGATCTCCGTAGATATTTAGCACTTTGACAGCTGTTGCATCCGCACTTGATAACCGCCTGTTTTTCTGCATGCTCCCTGCATGCGTCTGCAGGGCATCAGCGCGGTGCGCGTTATTGTTTTCATTATCTCGGTAAATCTCTCTGCCAGACTCTGCTCGGCGCGGAGATGtgtaagaagaaaaagaagagaaactaTCATCCACCTGCGTTTCCCCGACTTCTTCTCCATGCACCTCTTTAACAAAGTCCTGGTAGCGTTTCTTCACGACCACAAACTTTACCTCGCCGACCTGCTGGACCACAGCGACGCTGTTCACCAGCCGCTTGAAGAGCTCTCTGTTGTGCTGCCTCTCCGCGGGGTCGCTGCAGTTGATGAAACTTCGGAAATTGTTCAGCAACTCGGAGTTTTTCACTTTGCCACCGTGCTCTAGTAAAAACGACAAAAGAAATTCCTGGTTCAAAGCCATTTTGTCCTGCCGGCCGGGGGGAAAAAACAGTATGAAAAGATGTGGCAGCCCGGGGATAAAACTGCGAGAGCGTCCTCTTCTCTGTTGTCCTGCAGCAGACGGCTGCTTCCGGCCCCCCTTAAAGAAAGCAACCCTAGatagatgataataataataataataataataataataataataataataataataataataataataataattattattattattattattattattattattactactaccaataataataataataataattattataataattataataataataataataataataataatgcagggTCTTCTCatgtataatttaaaaaaatatataatttacatAATTACCTATTAGCTGTGTGGCGTGTAGCCAtgacacacactctctctctctctctctctctctctctctctctctctctctctctctctctctctctctctctctctctctctctctctctctctctcttctctctctctctctctctctctctctctctctctctctctctctcacacaacaCAATATTATCTCACAATATTATTCGTTTTTCGGGTTTAGTATTTCtgtttagtatttcttttgtacattgctcattttttatattgctcttttttttaattatttagctatttattggttattttttttaattttctctttttaggatatactttttttatatacctttgctgctgcacaagcaaatttctcctctgggggatTAATAcagttttattctattctattctattctattctattctattctattctattctattctaacacaaacacactcttTCAAGTATCTAATtcaggggttttcaattccggtcctcagGCCCCCCTGCCTTgcttgttttagatgctaccctgctttcagcacaccatgatacaaggagctgtgtcatcaacagagatgtacagacctcgatgacaaactaatgaggaccattaattagaatcaggtgtgttgatgcaaggcaacatctaaaacaccaAGGGCAGGGAGgcccgaggaccggaattgaaaacccctgatCTAATTCATTGCCAATCATCTAATCAATCTTGTCTCCTCCCATCTCAGAGTACCACACCCGGACTGGCACACCTGAACTAATCAACTTGATTCCCATCTGCCTATATAACCCCTCTCTGCTCAGTGTGCCAGCAGACACAGACCAAGCAACACCAAACCCAGATGCTCTTCTGTTAGCTTTTGTTTAGTTTGAtccttagtttagttagttttagtttgggcctggagatggccggTAGTCCTTATTTATGTTGTTTGCTCATTTGTTTTTAGTTAGTTGGGTAAGGGGGGGGTCCAGCTTCGACGTCCCTAtaaggggtgggctgtgccccccctcatcctccttAGTCCAGCCGGCGTCTCCAGGTCCCCTTTGCCTTATAGTGAGTATTATGATTTATGCTTAGTGCTACCTGCTTAGTGTTATTTGTggatgttggtttaataaaaTCTGTTAAAACTTGTGCTCTTTGTTGATGTCCTTCCTTTATGTTGAGGTTTCCATTTTGAGCCATATTATTTAAATACTATTTGTGTGGAGACCGCAAAAGTTGCATAAAGACTTGTTTTGTTACACAGCACACAGCACTACTTTTTTCATAACCAGTTTGTTGCCATAGGTTTCACAACCAGTATGTGCATATTCACCTATAAGTATAGCAGGTACCAGGCTATACCCGTAtaatcaggggggggggggggggtgttaatGAGGATAGATGCACAAGTTTATTTTCATACATGATTCAACTAAGGCTCAGTTTAGTTTGCAGTTTTACAAGTTAAAACCCCAATACATAAATTGTCTGTCTTGTCATTATTTATACTTAATGAACacgcttgaaaaaaaaaattaaaatacattaagACAGTGTATCCAAGCCCTGACAGTCCTGCAATCCTTATTTCTGAAGAAAAATCAGAGCTTGTTAACTCTCTCCATGCCAACAAACTGCCTCTGCACTGTGGGTGCCTATAGACAGCACATTGCTACCCAGGAGGGCCAGGTAGCTGTACGGCGAAATGCCAAGTTTTAGCATTGGTTGCCTAATTGAGCCTACTTTAAAACCCAGAGCAGTAAGAGCTAAAGTTTGACAGGCGGTGGAGGCACACAGACCAGAGACTGGAAAACCCCAACTGACCAGAGTCCTGTGGATAAATAACTGTatacattattttgtttttttgatacttGCAAACTTCTGCTTATGTGTTGTGCCTGACCAATTCACTTCTTGAAAATTGTCCCTCCTGAAACGGGCCGGGCAGCCTTCTCAATCGTTGGAGAATATTTTCACTGAATTTTGCGTGGTGTGGGGGGCCAGCTTCACGCAGGTTCAAGGAGCCACTATTCAATACAATCACATTTTGCTAATAACACCTTGGTGTCAACATGTTTTATAATCCAAAAGCAACAATATTCACTTGCATTTCTGCACCACTGCACATTATTTTGGATGTCTTTTGTTGACATTAGTCTGGTTGTTATTTTGCATGTGAGTCAAATACTATGTCTTTCTGACAGGTTGAATGCTTATTTTTTGGTGTTGGTATCACCCCAGgaactctttctttttttctttctgaatcctttatttgaacatggtttaaaaaaaaaaaaaaaaaaaaaaaaaaaaatatatatatatatatatatatagacaagtaaaaacaaaagcaaaacaacaAGCCTCACAGGCaacaaaaacatgttcaaaaggATTAGGAGGAAGTCATAGATTGATGTaatcctaacctttatttagATTATCATCGTCAGCACTTGACTTTTTCATGTAAATATTTTGCTATTGCTGTATTTCCAGTATTAAttcttatgtaaataaatatattctatattatcattataatatcACTCATCCTGTGCATATATGGTATTGTATACACaataacatacatatatatacctaagtacacacatacatacacatgtacataatatgcacacatatacacttgCATACATACACCtacgcatacacatatactgtatatatatatatatatatatatatatatatatatatatatatatatatatatatatatactgtatatatatatatatatatatatatatatatatatatacaacatGCTTACATCCTCACATACCTGCATACCTACGTAAcggtacacacatacacatacatactgcTACATACTATACCGACCATATAGTACACACATACTATACTGACCATATAGATTGTTAATGCAATTCATCATCCTTTTACCTCATAAAGAGGGATTCTTTATATCTTTTCTTGAATGTAGTCACACTTGAGCATTGTTTTATCTCCACATTGATACTGTTCCATAGTTTTACTCCGCATACTGAAAATACAATACTCTGCATACTCTAAGCTGAATCCAGAGGAAACAGACTAATTCTTTGATGCAGAGACTATTTTTTTGTATCAAAGGAGACAGAATTAGGATGGCTAGCAAGGCTACATACCTGCTGTGGTACAGAGATAGTGAAGTGAcgtcattttgaactagttttaCACATAGATTGCACATTTGATATGTTGATAGGCTACAACATGTAATCTATTAATATAACCCTTAATTTAACGTTTAACTGTTTAAAACTAAACACATGAATACCTGGGACATGACTTTTGGTCTGTTATCTTTTTGGAGAGCCTCCAGGAGGGGGGAGGGAGCATATTGAACTGGTTGCAACCCAAATCTAGACGGCAATTTCACTGGcttcagttcctttttaaatgtgtttattttcactgtcctccatatttaaaagaactcatgattccATATAACTCTCCGTAATCACTCAGACAgatgaatttcccttttttctttgttcctagaatttcaaaagaggttggtaaaagatcatttcattttaaagctccatcagattggaatggtcttcctctctttttgcgttctattacctcttttcattgttttaagttgtcattatactctcatcttaaaacaaattgcctatgtttttaatttatttatgtattttttttgtccttttttcctgtTACTGTATGTTATATTCATTTCATTGTTCCGGGTATTCAATTTGTCTATTTTATAACTAGACTtaggggttgtgtgtgggagggggtgagcaagatgtctgtttgttttatgtcatgtatgtatatactgtaatgtgatgaattgtaatgttgtatgttttcttgggacccccttgaaaatgagatggcacatctcaaggggctatcctttaataCATTCTAAATTCCAAATATGTTTCTGTTTAAAAGCATCGGTATACCGCAGCATGTTGTTgctatcagaggtgtcaagtaacgaagtacaaatacttcgttaccttacttaccggtaagtagaaattttggtta
Coding sequences within:
- the sowahab gene encoding ankyrin repeat domain-containing protein SOWAHA; protein product: MALNQEFLLSFLLEHGGKVKNSELLNNFRSFINCSDPAERQHNRELFKRLVNSVAVVQQVGEVKFVVVKKRYQDFVKEVHGEEVGETQVDDSFSSFSSYTSPRRAESGREIYRDNENNNAHRADALQTHAGSMQKNRRLSSADATAVKVLNIYGDQTIRAGNSGAVFAVIAVKSPPRDSAPATQDGLYSQSQEHKPESLDKSIPKVSPLPGLTCNLSPCQRDSLRESQYWNPRQAGDIETPGSPLMRPLNKSTRQADDAKYCESQSVPLEPQAHEWLVKCAAGLWGQIHALLLRDTRLAQKKDFMSGFTALHWAAKDGNVDMIHKLLGISGKRGTSVDVNSKAHGGYTPLHIAAIHGHTEAMVLLVQRYGANVNERDNAGKKALHYLGKGASAEVRALLGGLLQSGEKTEDDEDKDHTKSFNAISKLFHPHVGKKQKTTKFANEW